The following proteins come from a genomic window of bacterium:
- a CDS encoding CAAX prenyl protease-related protein, whose product MKNWKPIIPYIVPYFTFILIGSFAHYFPGCGYFIYIPKTIITASFVLYWFKTYSEIEFDFSFFAFAAGILGFILWIAFTEYTPFKIFHPPPAEYTPFRINKSVSLLLIFFRIGGSFLIVPVFEELFMRSFIIRWLINSDDFKSVPMGKFTWFSFIGSIILFVLGHRLWEWPGAIATGILFTLLLYRRRKIFDCIVAHATTNLCLGIYVLCTGKFGYW is encoded by the coding sequence ATGAAGAACTGGAAACCTATTATCCCATATATAGTACCTTATTTTACATTTATTTTAATAGGTTCTTTTGCTCATTACTTTCCCGGCTGCGGCTATTTTATTTACATTCCAAAAACCATAATTACCGCATCCTTCGTCCTTTACTGGTTCAAAACATATTCTGAAATCGAATTTGATTTTTCGTTTTTCGCTTTTGCGGCCGGCATACTGGGATTCATATTGTGGATAGCTTTCACCGAATATACGCCTTTCAAAATATTCCATCCGCCCCCGGCGGAATACACCCCTTTCCGGATCAATAAATCTGTTTCTCTGCTGCTTATATTTTTCAGGATAGGAGGCTCTTTTCTTATTGTCCCTGTTTTTGAAGAACTTTTTATGCGTTCATTCATTATCCGCTGGCTGATAAATTCAGATGATTTCAAATCAGTTCCTATGGGGAAATTCACCTGGTTTTCATTCATCGGCAGCATAATCCTTTTTGTTCTGGGCCACCGCCTCTGGGAATGGCCGGGCGCAATTGCCACAGGGATTCTTTTTACACTGCTGCTTTACAGGCGCAGAAAAATTTTTGACTGTATCGTCGCCCATGCAACTACAAATTTATGCCTCGGGATATATGTTCTCTGTACGGGT